The genome window GTGGCAAGCGGGTATCGCCTGACGGACCTTTCCGTGTTCCCGCCGGTGGTGACGATCTTTTCGACAGACCCGCAGCTTGTGAGCAGGCTGCCCGGCGTTGTGGAAACACAACCGCTTGACCTGCAAAATGCACAGGATGACATCAACACACGCCTTACGATCAATCTGCCGGAGGGCATCTCCGTGATCGGCGAACAGACGGTGCTGGTGCAGGCCGGCGTCTCGCCGATTGAAAGTAGTGTTACACTCGCAGGGGAAAGAGTGGAAATCATTGGACTTGAAAATGGGTTGACCGCGCAAATCTCCCCAACCAGTGTTGACGTGATCCTCTCCGGACCTTTATCCCTGCTGGATACCCTGACGCGCCAGGGCGTGCGCGCAACCGTGGATTTAACCGGGCTTGCCGCCGGCACGTATCAAATTGCGCCCAAAGTGGAGATTTTGATCGCGAACATCGTCGTTGAATCGATCCTGCCGAATACCATCGAGGTGGTTATCGCTCCCATCAGCACACCGTCACCCACGCCGAGACCGTAACAAAAATCACGCTCATTAAGTTGGAAAAATAAAATTACATGAAACCCATTGTTGCACTTGTAGGCAGGCCGAACGTCGGCAAATCCACGCTCTTCAACCGGCTTGCGGGTGAACGACTGGCGATTGTGGATGAAGTGCCCGGCACCACGCGCGACCGTTTGTTTGGCGAGGCGGAGTGGAATGGGCGCATATTCAGCATTGTGGATACCGGCGGCATTGACCCGTCGCACGGCGGTCGGACTCCGCTCTCGATTGGTTCCGCCGAGTTTATCGAAGATATCCGCATACAGGCGCAAGCCGCCATTGAAGAGGCGGATGTCGTCCTGTTCGTGAATGATGGCGAGTCAGGCGTCACCGCGCCGGACCGTGAGGTGGCGGAAATCCTGCGCCGCTCGCAAAAGAAAATGCCCGATGGCAGGTTCTCGCCTCCGATCTTCGTTGTCGTGAATAAATGTGAAACCCGCGAAAGGCGTGACCAGGCCGCTGAATTCTACGAACTCGGTCTGGGCGACCCCTACCCCATCTCCGCCATCCACGGCACAAGCACAGGCGACCTGCTGGACGCACTTGTGGAATCCCTGCCCGTACCAAAGGATGAAGTGGAGGATGACAGCATCAAGATTGCCATCGTCGGCAAGCCGAATGCTGGAAAATCAAGCCTATTGAACAAACTGGTCGGCGAGGAACGGGTCATCGTCAGCCCGATTGCGGGCACAACCCGCGACTCGATTGACACCAAAATGGAATTCGAGGGGCTGCAGATCACCTTGATCGACACAGCGGGCATCCGCCGGCGCGGAAAGATCGAGCACGGCGTCGAACAATACAGCGTGTTGCGTTCGTTCAAATCCATCGAGCGGGCGGATGTTGCCCTGCTGATGATCGATGCAACCACAGGCATCACGGCACAGGACGCTCACATTGCGGGCTTCGTCCTCGAAGAGTGGAAATCCTGCGTTGTGCTGGTGAACAAATGGGATGCCCTCGAAAAAGACAGCACCACCATGGAAACCTA of Anaerolineales bacterium contains these proteins:
- the der gene encoding ribosome biogenesis GTPase Der — protein: MKPIVALVGRPNVGKSTLFNRLAGERLAIVDEVPGTTRDRLFGEAEWNGRIFSIVDTGGIDPSHGGRTPLSIGSAEFIEDIRIQAQAAIEEADVVLFVNDGESGVTAPDREVAEILRRSQKKMPDGRFSPPIFVVVNKCETRERRDQAAEFYELGLGDPYPISAIHGTSTGDLLDALVESLPVPKDEVEDDSIKIAIVGKPNAGKSSLLNKLVGEERVIVSPIAGTTRDSIDTKMEFEGLQITLIDTAGIRRRGKIEHGVEQYSVLRSFKSIERADVALLMIDATTGITAQDAHIAGFVLEEWKSCVVLVNKWDALEKDSTTMETYTTKILQDLNFMDYVPILYISAKTGQRVEQVLPMALRVQEERLARLTTSTINQIIHKAQDAHPHPTHAGRALKMYYGTQVRSDPPTFMIYVNEPKLMHFTYLRYLENQIRKEYGFLGTPIRIVTKGRRE